DNA from Pyramidobacter piscolens W5455:
TCTTTCCCATCGCAGACTGCGAACCGGTACAGTCGAGAAGGTCGTCGGCGATTTGGAACGCCAGTCCCACGTTCTCGCCGTATTTCATGAGCCGCCGCAGCGCTTCGCCGTCCGCCCCCGCCAAGATGGCTCCCGCGCACAGCGAAGCGCGGATCAGCACCATCGTCTTCATCGAAGCGACGTCCACGACAAAATCCCGTTCGTCTGTCTGGCTGGCGCGATCCGTGTCGAGCACCTGGCCGCCGCAGATTCCTTCCGGGCCGAGCGCCTGCGCGAAAAGAGCGAGGGCCCGGACGCAGCGTTGCGGTTCGGCGCCGTTTTTCAGCAGACCGGCGAGCGCGGTCTCGAACGCGTCAAGAAACAGCGCGTCGCCGGCCAGCAGCGCCAGAGATTCGCCGTAAACGACGTGGTTCGTCGGCTTGCCGCGTCGCAGACTGTCGTTGTCCATGCAGGGCAGGTCGTCGTGAATCAAGGACGCGGTGTGCGCCATTTCGAACGCCGTCGCCATCGGCAAAACGCTCTCGGCTTTTTCTCCCATGATCTCCGCTCCGGCCATGCACAAAATCGGGCGCAGGCGCTTGCCGCCCGCCAGCAAAGAATAATTCATGGCCTCGCGCAGCCGCGCTGGAATGCGACGACGCTCCTCTTCGCAAAAAGTCCGCAGCGATCTTTCAAAAAAAGCCGAGCGGCAGCTCAGTTCTTCTTTAAAGTCCATCTTTATCTTCTTCCTGCCGGCCAAAGTCGCTCAACGTTCCGTCGGCCTCCAGCTTCTTGACCTTTCCCTCCGCTTCGGCAAGGAACTGACGGCATTCGGCCACAAGCTTCTGCCCTTCTTCATAGAGCGCCAGCGTCTGTTCAAGCGGCATGGCCGTATGCTCCATGCTTTTCAAGATTTCCTCAAGACGTCCGATTTTTGCTGAATAGTCCATCTTCACGACTCCAATCAAAGCTCCCCGCAGAGAGAAAAAATGTTCTCCTTAAAGAAAATATTCAGATCTCCGAAATCATTTGCCTTAATGGCCGTACCTGTGTTAAAATTCACTGGTTGTTACTGAACACTACACAAAGGAGGCTGCTTTAAATGTCCCAGGTATGTGACTGCTGTGGTCGCGGTCCTGCGACGGGAAATCAGCTGAGCCACTCTCATCGCAGAACTCGCAGACGCTGGCTGCTCAACCTTTTCTCCGTCCGCGTGGATCTCGGCGGCGGCGAAGCGAAGAGAATGCGCATCTGCTCCCGTTGCCTTCGTTCCGGAAAAGTCAAGAGAGCGCTCTAATCAAAACGGACAAGCCGCTGCTCCTTGTGCTGCCAATGATTTCAGCCGGAACTTTTCCGGTAGAACGACACGCCAAGAGGCCCGAAAGGGCCTCTTTTTTTATACCCGACTCCTGCCATGACGATGAAAAAGTTTGCTCCCCATCGGGCGCAGACTTTTTCACCGTCATTTTTTCTATTCGCCGCGGAGTTGCTCGAGAATCTCCAAGGCCTCCGCTTCGTCCACCAGAATTTCCCGGGGTTTGCCGCCATGCTGCGGCCCGACGATGCCCATGGACTCCATCGTATCGACCATGCGGGCGGCGCGGGTAAAACCGACGCGCATCTGGCGCTGCAGCCCGCTCGACGATGCCACGCCGGTGCTGAGCACGATCTTGATGGCTTCCTCAAGACGGTTATCTTCAAGAAAGTCGGAAGAATTCCCACCCTTTTCGTCACTGGGCTCTTCCAGATCGACGTATTCGGGATCGCCGAAAGTATTGCGCAGATATTCGACCACCCTGATGTTCGTCTGCTCGTCCAGGAACGGCGACTGGATCCGCAGCGGATGCGGCGTTTTGGTGCTGACAAAGAGCATGTCGCCCTTGCCCAGCAGATTTTGCGCGCCGGATTTGTCCAGAATGGTTTTCGAGTCGATCGCCGACGGCAGCGCGAAAGACACTCGCGCCGGGATGTTCGCCTTGATGGTTCCGGTCAGCACGTTGACGGAAGGGCGCTGCGTCGCCAGCATCAGATGAATCCCGGAGGCGCGCGCCTTCTGCGCCAGGCTCATGATGCAGTCTTCCACTTCTTTCTGAGCCGTCATCATCAGATCGGCCAGCTCGTCGACGATGATCACGATATGAGGCAGACGGTCCTTGGGAAGGACCTTACTGTTGTACGAAAAGATATCCTTGACTTTCGCCTGATAGCAGACGTTGTAGCGCCGTTCCATCTCGCGCACGGCCCAGGCCAGAGCATGCACGGCCCCTGCCGCCGAGACGATGGGTTTGGCGAGGATATGCGGCAGCGACTCGTAGATGCCCATTTCGACCCGTTTGGGGTCGACCATGATGAAGCGCAGCTCTGCGGGCGTGTTGTGATAGCACAGAGAGACGATGCAGTTATTGACGAAAATGCTCTTGCCCGATCCCGTCGTTCCGGCGATCAGCAGATGCGGCAGGTCTTCCAAACCGGAGATGAGGATGCGGCCGTCCACCGTTTGCCCCAGCGGCAGCGGCAGCTTGAGTTTCGTTCTCTGGAAAACATCGCTTTCCAGGATCTGGCGCAGCGGCACGGAACGGCGGTTGACGTTGGGCAGTTCGATACCGATATACGAAGTGCCGACGATCGGCGCTTCCACTCGGATCGAAGAGACGCCCAGCGCCACGGCAATGTCGTTGCCGAGAGCCATCACCTTGCTGACCTTGATGCCCGGGGCCAACTGGATCTGATACTGCACGACCGTCGGACCGATGATCGTGCGCTTCAGTTCCGCGGAAACGCCGAAATCGGCAAGCGACAAGATCACTTTCTGTCCGTTTTCCTGCGCCTGCCGATCGTCGATGACCTCTTCGATGTCCCGATGCGGCCCGAGCAGATCGAGCGGCGGCGGGAAACTTCCCGCGGGAATCGGGCGTCCCGCGCAGAACTGAACGTTCTCCGTCCCGACCAGATCTCCCGACGGTTCCACTTCCACGGAAGGCTTTTTGCTGATCGGCACGGAACCGGCCGCGGCAAAAGCGCTTTCCGCTTCGCCAACGCTTCCGGATTCTCCCAAAGTGCCGGCGGCGAACGCATTTTCGCCATTTGTTTCGGGAAGTTCATCTTCCCGCGTCCCCGTCGCTTCATGGCCATAGCGATCGGCCTGGGGCACGTTGGCAAAGTAACCGCCGTAATTTTCGCTTTCAGCGTTTTCTCCCTGTTCGTCGGCGTATTGCTCGGCGTACTCGTCGATGATCTCGCCGTTTTCATGTTCCTTCTTGCCGTGCCCGAACAGCGCTTTCACGGCAACGCCCAGCGAGGCCCAGAAGCCTGTTTTCCCGGGGCTCTCGTTTTGCAGCGGACTTTCCGCTTCAGAAGCGACGGCCTCGACTTCTTCGCTGGGCAACGTCTCTTCGGAAATGCTTTTTTCCGGCTGCGCCGCTTCGACCTCACCCTGTGCCGGCTCGGCTTCTCCCTCGGTTTGCGCAGAAGCGGGGGCCTGGGGCGCTTTTTGGCGACGCCAGCGCGGCGCGTGAACAAACGACAAACGCTCGCGGAGCCAGGCAATGCGAGCCGCGTTGAGATGTCCGTAATTGAATGCCGCCAGCCCGACAAGACACAGCCCCGTCAGCATTGTCCCGATCACGCCGATAAAACGGGGCAGCACTTGAGAAGAGACGTTCCCCAGAATGCCGGGACTGAGAAGGCCGATACTTTCGCCGGCTCCGATGCGCCTGAGCATTCCCAGGAACAGACTGACGGCGCCGTAAAGACAAAACGTTCCCATCCATTGGCTGAAAACGGAATGAACCTGACGGTACAGCAAAGAACAAAAAAGGCCGTAGAAAAAATGCAACAGCAGCAGCACAAGACCGCCGCCTGCCAGCTGCAGCAGGCAGCTCGCCATATCTTTGCCCAACACGCCGGCGCCCTTGGTGAACAGCGAGGCCGTGACATACAACAGGATCGCCGCCAGAAAAATCTGACAGAGACGGAACAGAGCGCCGAATTCAAAACCGCGCTTTGCCATCCTGCCACGTGCAGACTGAGTTTTTGTGGCGCGCCGACGCGATTTAAAGCGATTTTTCGAACTCATCATCTATCAGCGGCCGTCCCTCCGACGACAAGCCCATCGATCAGCAGCGATGGCTGTCCGTCTGTGACAGGGAGGCTTTGTCCCTCCTTTTCGCACATTCCCGGCTCCATGTGGAGCCTCTTGCCGACGGCGCGGATTCCCATCAGTGCGTCGATACCGCGGCCGATCAGCGAAGCGCCCTTGACCGGGCGCGTTATTTTTCCATCTTCAATCAGGCAGCCCTGCGTGACGTCGAAAACGAACTCCCCCGTCGTCGTGTTGACTTCGCCGCCGCCCATGCGGCGGACGAAGAGCCCGCGGGAAACGCTCTGGATCATCTCGCCCTGCTCGCGGGGCCCTTCGGCCACAAAGGTGTTGCTCATCCGCGGCATCGGCAGGCTGGCGTAGGACGAGCGCCGACCGTTGCCGGTCAAAGGCAGGTCATACAAGCGCGCACAACGTTTGTCCGTCAGGTAATTTTTCAGAATTCCCCGTTCGATGAGGACTGTCCGCCGCGACGGCGTCCCTTCGTCGTCGCAGGCAAAAGAACCGTAAAGTCCGGGAAGCGACGCGTCGTCAACGACCGTCACGTCCTCCGCCGCGACCTGACTGCCGATTTTCCCCGCAAAGGAGGACTGTTCCTCGAAAACCAGATCGGCTTCCATCCCATGTCCGCAGGCCTCATGGACGATGGTGCCGCCGGCTTCGTCGGATAAAAGCACCGGCATGGCGCCCGTCGGACACTCCACCGCTTCGAGGTTGACCAAAGCCTCTTGGAGAGCCCTGCGGGCCACATTTTCCGCGGCAAGCTCCTGAAAGAACTTTCGTGCGCTTCCGGACACAGAAAAAGCACCGTAACCGCTTTCCAGACGCCCATTGCGTTCCACGATCACCTCGGCGGCAAAAGAACAATGCTCCGCTTCCCCGGCATGGCTTTCTTCCGGCGAAACGACGACGTACCGGCGCGCGTTTGCGGAGCAGGACAGCGTGATCTGCCTGATCCAACCGCACTCTGCCCGCAGGCGCCGGTCGGTTTCACCGAAAAAATCCACGTTCTCCGGAAAGAACGCCTGCACGCGTTCAAGCGGAAAAGACACATCGGGAACGCTTCCGCACCTCACCGCGGCGATTCGGCTCGCTTCGCCGAGAGCCCGCGCCGCGCCGCCGCGTTCGATGCCGGAAACCACGGCGAAAGCCGAGCTCTTGCCTTTCAGCAAACGGGCAGAGCAGCCAGCGGATGAAGAGCTGGAAACCTCTTCGACTTTCCCGTCACTGTAAGACAAACTGCGCGAGGCGGAGCGCTGAAAGTACAGATCGCCCCAATCGATGCCGGGCAGAGCGCTCAAAAACTGCGCACAGTCCTTCAGAACGGCCATTAACTTTTCTTCTTCCCCTGCTGGCGCCGCGCCGGCGAGGGAATGAGCCAGGGACGCCGGACTCCCTTCACGAACGCGGGGGCGCGCAACTTCGCCGTACAGGCGCCGCTGTACAACGCGACCCAGCCGATGCCGGGGACGACCAGATCTTCTTCGGGGCGGATCCGGAACTCTTCTTCACGCCAGCTCTGCGTCCGCAGTTTCGCCGCGCACTTGCGGCACGGCGGCACCAGCAATTCGCCGACATGATCCTTCATCAGGCCGTCGATGCGTTCTTCGCGGGTCCGATGGATCGTGACGCTGTCAGGAGCGAAAATCCCCAGGCGAACCCAGCCGCGCTCGCCCGCATCCGCGACCGTAAGCTGCGCCATGCCGCCCCAAAAAACGGTTTGACCGGTTTTCAGCACCTCGATGCTGCTCTGAAAGTTTTTTTTCGGCGAAAGAGCGGCGAGGCAATCGGGACAGAGCACGGGAACAAAAGGATCCTCCCCCTTCAAACCGGGGGCGTCCACCAGAACGGGACCGTTCACCATCCGGTATTCCGTCAGTCCCACGGTCGTGCCGGGCAGACGAGATACCGTCGGCACTTCATTCTTCAAAAGCGCGCCGAGAAGCGTGCTCTTGCCGACATTGGCGGCGCCGGCAAAAAGGAGCCGGTCGTCGGCATCGAACGTATCCTCGATGTGCCGCCGCAGTTCGGCCATGTCGCCGCGGTTCTGCGCCGAGACCAGAAGGATCTGCTCCTTGCGGACGCCAGTGCGTTCCGACAGCCACTGCAGCACGTCCTTGCGGGTCGTCCACGGCTCGAGCAGGTCGATTTTGTTGGCGATAACGAAGACAGGCTTTTTCATGCTTTCCGCCCAGTCGAGATCGGGCAGGGAAATCTCCGGACGGCTCACGTCAAGGACAAGAAACAAAGCAGCGGCGCCCAGCGCATGGGCCCTGATATCTTTTTGAATCCCCGCGTCAGCGAGCAGAGCTTTGCGATAAACGCCGTAATGTTTCATTTGGAAGCAACGTTTGCAAAGCACGCCTTCGTCGGGATTTTTGCCCGGCACAAGATAGCCAGGGAGATTTTCGTCAACACTCTGAAAAACGGCACCGCAGCCGGGGCAGCGTCTCTTTCCTTCCATCGGAAGCGTCTCCTTTTTCTGTTTCCACGAATTATTTGTTTTTGCGATAGAGCAGCACGTTCTTCTGGTGCTCGGCTTCCGTTTTGGCAAAACGATGGCTTCCGTCGCCGCGGGCCACATAATAGAGAAAATCGTTCTTCTCGGGCGCCAGCGCGCCTTCCCAGGCTTGCGCCGAGGGAACGCAGACAGGAAGCGGCGGAAGCCCCGCGGTCTTATAGGTATTGTACGGCGAGTCCACTTCGAGGTGCTTGAACAGCACGCGCTTCAGCGTTTCGCCTTTCTGCAGATACCACGCGTAGACGACGCTGGCATCGATCTGCAGGAGCATGTTTTGAGCCAGCCGGTTCTCGATCACTCCGGCAATCACGGGATATTCGCTGTCGATCTGCGCCTCGCGATGCAACAGAGAGGCGATCACCGCCGTCCGCAACGCGTTGTCCTTATCGGTCAGCAGCGCGCCGAAACGGGCGTACCATGCCGCCGACGCCTGCTTGACAAGATCCGGCAGAGATGCCTCCGTCAGGGAATAGGTCTCGGGCAGAAGGAACGCGGCGCGTCCTTCGGCGGCGTCGGGCAAAATGTCGCGCATGGCCGCAGGAAAGTTGCCGAGGTCGTTGAGGGCCGCTTTCTGCGCCTCGTCGCTTCCCAGCGAAAAGGGCTTTTGCGGCAGCGCGCCGGGAACGATCATCGCGCTGAAGTACGAAGGCTCGGCATTCTTCAGCTGTTCAGCAACATACCAGGAAGGGCCGGAAGATATGTGATATCCCCCGGCGCGAAGCGAACGATCGGCGCCCTTCCTGCCGAGCCAATACAGCAGATTGCGACGGTCGGCAACGAGTTTTTCTTCGGCGATCTTTTGTGCAAAGTGGCGCAGAGATTCTCCCTCTTTTAGAAAGAGCTGAGCCGTCTTCTCGTCCTTATGGAACGGCATGACGAAGACGTCTTTCCACTGCGACGGCTTCCAGTGATACGCGGCGACGGCGCCGAAAAAAACAAGCGCAAGGGCTGGTCCAAAAATTTTTTTCATCGCGGCGCCTGCCTTTACATGATCATCATGGCGTCGCCGAACGAAAAGAAGCGATATCGCTCCTTCACCGCTTCGGCGTACGCTTTCATGGTCAGGTCATAACCCGCAAAGGCCGCGACCAACATCATCAGCGTGCTCTTGGGAAGATGGAAATTCGTGATCAGCGCGTCCACGACCTTGTATTTAAACCCGGGATAGATAAAGAGGCCTGTTTCCAGCACGCCCGGGCGAAGGCCCGCAGAAGTGGCGGCCATGCCTTCGAGAGTTCTCACCACGGTCGTGCCAAGGGCGATGACGCGCCCTCCGTTCTTCTTGGCCATGACGATCTTGTCGTAGGCATCCTGCGGAACGACGCAGTGTTCGGAATGCATATGATGTCTCCGGATGTCCTCCGTTTTGACGGGGCGAAACGTCCCCAGCCCGACTTCGAGCGTAATGTCGGCAATCGTCACGCCGCGGCCAGCGACTTCCCGGAGCAGCTCGCGAGTGAAATGAAGGCCGGCCGTCGGCGCCGCCGCAGAACGAGGATCCTTCGCATAAACGGTCTGGTAATCTTCGGGGCGCGACGAGCGCTCATGAATATAAGGAGGCAACGGCATCGAGCCGTTTGCCTCGGCCAAAGCGCGCACATCGCAGTCGGCGGGGAAAATGACGCGGCGCACGCCGTCTTCGCTTTTGACGGCCCCGATCGTGACCACCACGTCGCCGTCAAGGCGTACCCGGGCGCCCTCGGGCAACTTGCGACCGGGACGCACTAAGGCCTCCCAGCATTTTTCGCTGTCATCCTCCGGACGCAGCAGAAGGATCTCCGCTTGGGCGCTGCCGTTGACCTTCACGCCTTCGACACGCGCGGCCATAACGCGCGTGTCGTTGCGCACAAGGACATCGCCGGGGCGAAGCCACTGAAGAATATCATGGAAATGCTGATGAAACAGCTTCCCGTCCGCGCGGCGTACGGCCAGAAGACGGCAACGGTCGCGGGGTTCCGCCGGTTTCTGCGCGATCAGCTCGGGCGGAAGTTCGTAATCATAGGTATTGATGTCGAAAAAGTTCCACTGCGTCATTAACAAAAGGTCACTCCTGTAAAGGTTTGCCGTACGTTATCTCTTCATCTCTTTTGGATTGCCGTGCCGGGATAATAAAACTCAAGTATTTTCTCCGCTGACCAGCCTCGATCCGCCATCGCTTTGGCTCCCCACTGCGAGAGGCCGACGCCGTGCCCCCAGCCGCGCCCGTATAATGTGACGCTGCCGCCGGCGAGGTTGACGAAAGCCGCCGTCCGGCCCGGATCGGGAATGCGCTTCACCGTCTCCGCCGGCTGTTCGAGCGGTTCTTGTTTTCGCTCCGTTTCCGGCGCCTCAACGCCTAAAGCTTTATACAGGTAGTTTCGGCGCCGCTCGGGATAGAGGATCATGTCCAGCCGTTCGTCGACGTTGAATTTCTTTTGCTCGATCAGCGCTTTGAGTTGCGCGTCTTCAGCCGCCGTCAGAGGCGTCGCGTCAAAGGCGATTTTTTTCGCGGTACGGGGCGCCTCGCGGCGCCGAGTGGGTTCGGGAACGCCGGCCGCACGCGGGCCCCCGGGGGAAAACTCAAAGAACGTGCTGCGCACTTTCTTCGCGCCGATCAGGGTGCGAAAGGCCGCGCTGCTGAGCACGGAGCTTCCCGCAGAGCCCGTAAATCTCAGCGCCGTCACACGCCCGGCGGCGTCTCGCCGCTCGATGGCGATCTGCGACAACGTTCCCACGCTTTTTCCTTTTTTGGCGAGAGCGTTCTGGATCTCGCCCGCCGACAGAGAGGCCTCCCAGCGGGACTTGGGAGATTCAGAGGGGAAGGGTTCTTTGCGAACGATCAGATAGGGGACGCTTTTGCCCCACACGTCGCTGACATCAGCGGTGGCGCCACCACTGTCGGAACAGAAAAAGGTGTGCGCCAAACCGCCCCTGTACGTCAGGACCTGGCCGCGGGTCTGCGCAATCGCGCGGTCCGTCGAGGCGTGGAGCACGTTCGTGCCTCGGTAGACCTGACAATGGTCGGTCGTGCAAACGTCATAACCGCTGGCTTCATGACGCCCCATTTGTGCCAGCGCATAGGTCCTGGAGATCACCGCCTGCGCCTTGAGGACTTCCGCGCCCCATTGCGGATTGATTTCATAGCCGAGGACGCCGCGGAGGTATTTTTCAACGTCAAGACGGTTGATCACCGTTATCTGCCCGGCGCGGGCCCGCAGCACCAGCTCTCCTTCATAGTTGACTTTGCCGCAGCGGATCTGGTGCGGCGAACTCACGATCACAGGCGAAGCATAGCTTTTTCCCTGAATGACGACGTTCGAGCCGCGCGCCTGAGTGTTGAAACTCGCCGGCAGCGAAAAGCGTCGGCCGCCCCCATCCTTGCCGCTCAAGCCGCGTCCGGAAATCGGCGCGGAGGGCGCGGTCATGAGCCCTACGCGAATCCAGCGCGCTTGCGCCTGAGCCGAAAGGCAGAGGCACAGCGAGAAAAAAATCACGGCGAGACAAATCTTTTTACAGCAGTTCCAGCTGATCCGGCGCCGCTTGGGGCGGCGTCTTTCCAAGATAACGGTACGCATTTTCCGTTGCTTTCCTCCCTCGGGGGGTGCGTTCGATCATGCCCTTTTGAATCAAATAGGGCTCGTAGATGTCTTCGATCGTTTGAGGTTCTTCGTTCAGCGCGGCGGCAAGGGTCGAAAGCCCCACCGGGCCGCCGTCGAAAAGGCTGACGATGGCGTCGAGTATTTTGCGGTCGCCGTCGTCCAGGCCGAGCCCGTCAAGCCCGAGCGTATCCATCGCCCGTTCCGCCAAAGCGGCTTCAACGGTCGGCACGCCGGCCACCTCGGCAAAATCGCGGACGCGGCGCAGCAGCCTCAGGGCGATCCGCGGCGTCCCGCGCGAACGGTTAGCGATCGCGCGGCGGGCGTCGGGCTCCACCTTCATGTTCATCACGCCTGCGCCGCGGTCGAGAATAACGCACAGCTCCTCCGGCGTATAAAGCCGCAGCTGCTCGACGATGCCAAAGCGGGCGCGCAGCGGCGCGCTGAGCAGCCCCAGGCGAGTCGTGGCCCCCACCAGCGTGAAATGCGGCAGGTTCAGACAAATGCTGCGCGCCAGCGGCCCCTTGCCGACGATGATGTGAAGCGTAAAGTCCTCCATGGCGGAGTACAGCACTTCTTCGATCGTCGTGGACATACGGTGGATCTCGTCGATGAAAAGCACGTCGTGATCCTGAAGATTGGAGAGGATCGCGGCGAGATCGCCGGGCTTCTCCAGCGCCGGCCCCGTCGTCACTCGCAGCTCGCTGTTCATTTCATGGGCGATGATGCCGGCCAGAGTCGTTTTTCCCAAGCCGGGAGGTCCGTAAAAGAGAAGATGGTCCAGCGCTTCCTCGCGCTTTTTTGCGGCCTGGATATAAACTTCCAGCTTGGATTTTATCTCCGTCTGGCCGTTGAAATCGGATAACCGGAGGGGGCGCAGGCCCCTTTCGTCTTCCCGCTCTTTGAGCTCCTCAAGCGGCGGCAGATCGAAACCGCGACGAATGTTTTCTTTGTCCAAAGCGCATCAACCTCACTTGCGGGGCTGAAGGATACGAAGGCAGCTCATAATGGTCTCGCTTTCGCCAAGAGCTTCTCCCTGTTCAGCCACAACCGACTTATAGGCGCGTACGGCCGACGCGCGGTCGAACCCCAAGGATTCAAGGGCGTCGAGCACGCTGGCGGCCGCCTGGCGATCACCGGCAGGCGCACCGTGAAATTCGCCTGTCAGTTGGATAAAACCTTTTTTATGAATGCGGTCGGAAAGTTCGAAACAGATGCGTTCGGCCGTTTTTTTGCCGATTCCCGGCACCGAGGTCAGCAGCCTGATGTCGTTCTGCTCCACGGCCGCGACGATTTCCGCCGGGGAAAGATACTGAAGGATGGAAATGGCCGCCTTGCCGCCCACGCCTTTGGTCAAAATCATC
Protein-coding regions in this window:
- a CDS encoding polyprenyl synthetase family protein, with translation MDFKEELSCRSAFFERSLRTFCEEERRRIPARLREAMNYSLLAGGKRLRPILCMAGAEIMGEKAESVLPMATAFEMAHTASLIHDDLPCMDNDSLRRGKPTNHVVYGESLALLAGDALFLDAFETALAGLLKNGAEPQRCVRALALFAQALGPEGICGGQVLDTDRASQTDERDFVVDVASMKTMVLIRASLCAGAILAGADGEALRRLMKYGENVGLAFQIADDLLDCTGSQSAMGKTLGKDEAQDKRTFVRAYGLDGARALLHEKTLNAEKQLEPFAEKGAFLRALAAYLEHRSN
- the xseB gene encoding exodeoxyribonuclease VII small subunit, yielding MDYSAKIGRLEEILKSMEHTAMPLEQTLALYEEGQKLVAECRQFLAEAEGKVKKLEADGTLSDFGRQEEDKDGL
- the rpmB gene encoding 50S ribosomal protein L28; this translates as MSQVCDCCGRGPATGNQLSHSHRRTRRRWLLNLFSVRVDLGGGEAKRMRICSRCLRSGKVKRAL
- a CDS encoding DNA translocase FtsK; the encoded protein is MAKRGFEFGALFRLCQIFLAAILLYVTASLFTKGAGVLGKDMASCLLQLAGGGLVLLLLHFFYGLFCSLLYRQVHSVFSQWMGTFCLYGAVSLFLGMLRRIGAGESIGLLSPGILGNVSSQVLPRFIGVIGTMLTGLCLVGLAAFNYGHLNAARIAWLRERLSFVHAPRWRRQKAPQAPASAQTEGEAEPAQGEVEAAQPEKSISEETLPSEEVEAVASEAESPLQNESPGKTGFWASLGVAVKALFGHGKKEHENGEIIDEYAEQYADEQGENAESENYGGYFANVPQADRYGHEATGTREDELPETNGENAFAAGTLGESGSVGEAESAFAAAGSVPISKKPSVEVEPSGDLVGTENVQFCAGRPIPAGSFPPPLDLLGPHRDIEEVIDDRQAQENGQKVILSLADFGVSAELKRTIIGPTVVQYQIQLAPGIKVSKVMALGNDIAVALGVSSIRVEAPIVGTSYIGIELPNVNRRSVPLRQILESDVFQRTKLKLPLPLGQTVDGRILISGLEDLPHLLIAGTTGSGKSIFVNNCIVSLCYHNTPAELRFIMVDPKRVEMGIYESLPHILAKPIVSAAGAVHALAWAVREMERRYNVCYQAKVKDIFSYNSKVLPKDRLPHIVIIVDELADLMMTAQKEVEDCIMSLAQKARASGIHLMLATQRPSVNVLTGTIKANIPARVSFALPSAIDSKTILDKSGAQNLLGKGDMLFVSTKTPHPLRIQSPFLDEQTNIRVVEYLRNTFGDPEYVDLEEPSDEKGGNSSDFLEDNRLEEAIKIVLSTGVASSSGLQRQMRVGFTRAARMVDTMESMGIVGPQHGGKPREILVDEAEALEILEQLRGE
- a CDS encoding TldD/PmbA family protein, with the protein product MAVLKDCAQFLSALPGIDWGDLYFQRSASRSLSYSDGKVEEVSSSSSAGCSARLLKGKSSAFAVVSGIERGGAARALGEASRIAAVRCGSVPDVSFPLERVQAFFPENVDFFGETDRRLRAECGWIRQITLSCSANARRYVVVSPEESHAGEAEHCSFAAEVIVERNGRLESGYGAFSVSGSARKFFQELAAENVARRALQEALVNLEAVECPTGAMPVLLSDEAGGTIVHEACGHGMEADLVFEEQSSFAGKIGSQVAAEDVTVVDDASLPGLYGSFACDDEGTPSRRTVLIERGILKNYLTDKRCARLYDLPLTGNGRRSSYASLPMPRMSNTFVAEGPREQGEMIQSVSRGLFVRRMGGGEVNTTTGEFVFDVTQGCLIEDGKITRPVKGASLIGRGIDALMGIRAVGKRLHMEPGMCEKEGQSLPVTDGQPSLLIDGLVVGGTAADR
- a CDS encoding GTPase, whose amino-acid sequence is MEGKRRCPGCGAVFQSVDENLPGYLVPGKNPDEGVLCKRCFQMKHYGVYRKALLADAGIQKDIRAHALGAAALFLVLDVSRPEISLPDLDWAESMKKPVFVIANKIDLLEPWTTRKDVLQWLSERTGVRKEQILLVSAQNRGDMAELRRHIEDTFDADDRLLFAGAANVGKSTLLGALLKNEVPTVSRLPGTTVGLTEYRMVNGPVLVDAPGLKGEDPFVPVLCPDCLAALSPKKNFQSSIEVLKTGQTVFWGGMAQLTVADAGERGWVRLGIFAPDSVTIHRTREERIDGLMKDHVGELLVPPCRKCAAKLRTQSWREEEFRIRPEEDLVVPGIGWVALYSGACTAKLRAPAFVKGVRRPWLIPSPARRQQGKKKS
- the mltG gene encoding endolytic transglycosylase MltG, which produces MKKIFGPALALVFFGAVAAYHWKPSQWKDVFVMPFHKDEKTAQLFLKEGESLRHFAQKIAEEKLVADRRNLLYWLGRKGADRSLRAGGYHISSGPSWYVAEQLKNAEPSYFSAMIVPGALPQKPFSLGSDEAQKAALNDLGNFPAAMRDILPDAAEGRAAFLLPETYSLTEASLPDLVKQASAAWYARFGALLTDKDNALRTAVIASLLHREAQIDSEYPVIAGVIENRLAQNMLLQIDASVVYAWYLQKGETLKRVLFKHLEVDSPYNTYKTAGLPPLPVCVPSAQAWEGALAPEKNDFLYYVARGDGSHRFAKTEAEHQKNVLLYRKNK
- the queA gene encoding tRNA preQ1(34) S-adenosylmethionine ribosyltransferase-isomerase QueA: MTQWNFFDINTYDYELPPELIAQKPAEPRDRCRLLAVRRADGKLFHQHFHDILQWLRPGDVLVRNDTRVMAARVEGVKVNGSAQAEILLLRPEDDSEKCWEALVRPGRKLPEGARVRLDGDVVVTIGAVKSEDGVRRVIFPADCDVRALAEANGSMPLPPYIHERSSRPEDYQTVYAKDPRSAAAPTAGLHFTRELLREVAGRGVTIADITLEVGLGTFRPVKTEDIRRHHMHSEHCVVPQDAYDKIVMAKKNGGRVIALGTTVVRTLEGMAATSAGLRPGVLETGLFIYPGFKYKVVDALITNFHLPKSTLMMLVAAFAGYDLTMKAYAEAVKERYRFFSFGDAMMIM
- a CDS encoding SpoIID/LytB domain-containing protein, translated to MRTVILERRRPKRRRISWNCCKKICLAVIFFSLCLCLSAQAQARWIRVGLMTAPSAPISGRGLSGKDGGGRRFSLPASFNTQARGSNVVIQGKSYASPVIVSSPHQIRCGKVNYEGELVLRARAGQITVINRLDVEKYLRGVLGYEINPQWGAEVLKAQAVISRTYALAQMGRHEASGYDVCTTDHCQVYRGTNVLHASTDRAIAQTRGQVLTYRGGLAHTFFCSDSGGATADVSDVWGKSVPYLIVRKEPFPSESPKSRWEASLSAGEIQNALAKKGKSVGTLSQIAIERRDAAGRVTALRFTGSAGSSVLSSAAFRTLIGAKKVRSTFFEFSPGGPRAAGVPEPTRRREAPRTAKKIAFDATPLTAAEDAQLKALIEQKKFNVDERLDMILYPERRRNYLYKALGVEAPETERKQEPLEQPAETVKRIPDPGRTAAFVNLAGGSVTLYGRGWGHGVGLSQWGAKAMADRGWSAEKILEFYYPGTAIQKR
- the ruvB gene encoding Holliday junction branch migration DNA helicase RuvB, translated to MDKENIRRGFDLPPLEELKEREDERGLRPLRLSDFNGQTEIKSKLEVYIQAAKKREEALDHLLFYGPPGLGKTTLAGIIAHEMNSELRVTTGPALEKPGDLAAILSNLQDHDVLFIDEIHRMSTTIEEVLYSAMEDFTLHIIVGKGPLARSICLNLPHFTLVGATTRLGLLSAPLRARFGIVEQLRLYTPEELCVILDRGAGVMNMKVEPDARRAIANRSRGTPRIALRLLRRVRDFAEVAGVPTVEAALAERAMDTLGLDGLGLDDGDRKILDAIVSLFDGGPVGLSTLAAALNEEPQTIEDIYEPYLIQKGMIERTPRGRKATENAYRYLGKTPPQAAPDQLELL